One part of the Vicia villosa cultivar HV-30 ecotype Madison, WI linkage group LG6, Vvil1.0, whole genome shotgun sequence genome encodes these proteins:
- the LOC131611140 gene encoding uncharacterized protein LOC131611140, producing MFRDFVNKNVNLNKVDESMIVTAIVAPPTAMVAKRTGQRTLAQLKFMNAIPDVVFVPSATVLALIAVKILRLMFIGNGTTSNALKTAPDRSQENISKNTSKSSATHDTKKTSDVPETTPDRSQENIPNTTSQYSATQVMEKPSDAPETSPDRSQENIPNTTSESSATQDMKKPSDAPETAPARSQESIPNTTSESSATQDMKKPYDASETAPDRSQENIPNITSEYSATQDMKKPFDTPEIAPNRSQENISNTTSESSATQDMKKPFDAHELTSKGEYCSLCNIVHDE from the coding sequence ATGTTCAGAGACTTCGTGAATAAGAATGTGAATCTCAACAAAGTAGATGAATCTATGATAGTCACTGCAATAGTGGCACCACCAACAGCCATGGTGGCTAAAAGAACCGGACAAAGAACGCTGGCTCAGCTGAAATTTATGAATGCCATTCCTGATGTTGTGTTTGTTCCTTCAGCTACTGTTTTGGCTCTCATTGCTGTCAAAATCCTAAGGTTAATGTTCATAGGAAATGGCACAACATCAAATGCACTTAAAACTGCACCGGATCGTTCACAAGAAAACATATCAAAAAATACATCAAAATCCAGTGCAACACATGACACGAAAAAAACATCTGATGTACCTGAAACAACACCGGATCGTTCACAAGAAAACATACCAAACACTACATCACAATATAGCGCAACACAAGTCATGGAAAAACCATCTGATGCACCTGAAACTTCACCGGACCGTTCACAAGAAAACATACCAAACACTACATCAGAATCCAGTGCAACACAAGACATGAAAAAACCATCTGATGCACCTGAAACTGCACCGGCTCGATCACAAGAAAGCATACCAAACACTACATCAGAATCCAGTGCAACACAAGACATGAAAAAACCATATGATGCATCTGAAACTGCACCAGATCGTTCACAAGAAAACATACCAAACATTACATCAGAATATAGTGCAACACAAGACATGAAAAAACCATTTGATACACCTGAAATTGCACCGAATCGTTCACAAGAAAACATATCAAACACTACATCAGAATCCAGTGCAACACAAGACATGAAAAAACCATTTGATGCACATGAACTCACCTCCAAGGGAGAGTACTGTTCCTTGTGTAATATAGTTCATGATGAATGA